From Pararhodobacter zhoushanensis, the proteins below share one genomic window:
- a CDS encoding MFS transporter: MPDTPIYRSPLSLLPLIAIPAFLAIANQTMVSVALPNIGADLGEVRRLPWLVMGYMIALTIAGPVYGVLGDSYGRARMLLIALCVYIAGTALAAMAWNFPVLASARLLQGLGGGGLMSLSQALIGDVVAPRDRGRAQGNIAAISVVASTAGPLVAGVLVVTFGWRSLFLVTIPLALLAITVLLRTKIPRRAAAAGRFDLQGFLSLVLLVTGLTGAIEMVSVPGLRLWAGLAAVAAAAGIVGLLSSQRRAANALFPAVIFKTPALNRASLAIFCHGAALVSLVTTIPLFHAILRTDGALVTATTMLALTVAFGVAGIIAGNLVTITGRTVLFPSLSLPVSVAALGFLAFYGADLSRPALMANYLLIGLTFGWVMPVLNTVVQVTAADEIRGRAIGAITFARSIGAVVGTALTAFVLFAVAPSGSDAGAILSGGFRPTR, encoded by the coding sequence GTGCCTGACACCCCGATCTACCGCTCTCCCCTTTCCTTGCTGCCGCTGATCGCGATCCCGGCGTTTCTGGCCATCGCCAATCAAACGATGGTCTCGGTCGCATTGCCCAATATCGGGGCCGATCTGGGCGAAGTGCGGCGGCTGCCGTGGCTGGTGATGGGCTATATGATCGCGCTGACCATCGCCGGGCCGGTTTACGGCGTGCTGGGCGACAGTTACGGGCGCGCGCGGATGCTGCTGATCGCGCTGTGCGTCTATATCGCCGGAACCGCCTTGGCGGCGATGGCGTGGAATTTCCCGGTACTGGCCTCGGCGCGGTTGTTGCAAGGGTTGGGCGGCGGCGGGCTGATGTCGCTCAGTCAGGCACTGATCGGTGATGTCGTGGCCCCGCGCGACCGGGGACGCGCGCAGGGCAATATCGCGGCGATCAGCGTGGTTGCCTCGACCGCGGGTCCGCTGGTGGCGGGCGTTCTGGTGGTGACCTTTGGCTGGCGCAGCCTGTTTCTGGTCACCATCCCGCTGGCACTGCTGGCGATCACGGTGCTGCTGCGCACCAAGATCCCCCGGCGCGCTGCCGCCGCCGGGCGCTTTGATCTGCAAGGCTTCCTGTCGCTGGTCCTGCTGGTCACGGGCCTGACCGGTGCCATCGAGATGGTCTCGGTGCCCGGCCTGCGGCTTTGGGCCGGGCTGGCGGCGGTTGCGGCCGCGGCGGGTATCGTCGGCCTGCTCAGCTCGCAACGCCGCGCGGCCAACGCGCTGTTCCCGGCGGTGATCTTCAAGACCCCGGCGCTGAACCGCGCCAGTCTGGCGATCTTTTGCCATGGCGCGGCGCTGGTCTCGCTGGTCACCACGATCCCGCTGTTTCACGCGATCCTGCGCACCGATGGCGCGCTTGTCACCGCCACGACGATGCTGGCACTGACCGTCGCCTTTGGCGTCGCCGGTATCATCGCCGGGAATCTTGTCACCATAACGGGCCGCACTGTGCTGTTTCCAAGCCTCAGCCTGCCGGTATCGGTCGCCGCTCTCGGGTTTCTGGCGTTCTACGGGGCCGACCTGAGCCGCCCGGCGCTGATGGCCAACTACCTGCTGATCGGCCTGACCTTTGGCTGGGTGATGCCGGTGCTCAACACCGTGGTGCAAGTCACCGCTGCCGATGAAATCCGCGGCCGCGCGATTGGCGCGATCACCTTCGCGCGCTCGATCGGGGCGGTGGTCGGCACGGCGTTGACCGCCTTTGTGCTGTTTGCCGTAGCGCCATCGGGCAGCGACGCCGGGGCGATCCTGTCGGGGGGCTTTCGGCCGACACGGTAA
- a CDS encoding Gfo/Idh/MocA family oxidoreductase has translation MRICVAGAYGAFGIKHLDALSAIEGVTVTSVMGPTREKIDTLAADRGIGHAATDLAECLARDDVDAVILATPTQLHAEQAIACMKAGKPVLIEIPMADSVAESEEICRVQKETGVLAMAGQVRRYNPSHQWIKNKIAAGELKVQQMDVQTYFFRRSNMNAKGEPRSWTDHLLWHHACHTVDLFQYQTGEVVSECYGLEGPHHPELGIAMDMSIGMKVPSGAICTLSLSFNNDGPFGTFFRYICDNGTYLARYDDLFDGKEQPIDLTGVAVSNNGIELIDREFIAAIEEGREPNGSVHQVLDAMRTLDRIEKCFT, from the coding sequence ATGCGAATTTGTGTCGCCGGCGCTTATGGCGCCTTCGGGATCAAGCACCTTGATGCGCTGAGTGCCATCGAGGGTGTGACCGTGACCTCGGTCATGGGCCCGACCCGTGAAAAGATCGACACGCTGGCCGCGGATCGCGGCATCGGCCACGCCGCAACCGACCTGGCCGAGTGCCTGGCGCGCGACGATGTCGATGCGGTGATCCTGGCCACGCCGACCCAGCTGCATGCCGAGCAGGCGATTGCCTGCATGAAGGCGGGCAAGCCGGTGTTGATCGAGATCCCGATGGCCGACAGCGTCGCGGAAAGCGAAGAGATCTGCCGCGTGCAGAAGGAAACGGGCGTTTTGGCGATGGCCGGTCAGGTCCGCCGCTACAACCCGTCGCACCAGTGGATCAAGAACAAGATCGCAGCGGGGGAACTGAAGGTCCAGCAGATGGACGTTCAGACCTATTTCTTCCGCCGCTCGAACATGAACGCCAAGGGTGAGCCGCGCAGCTGGACCGACCATCTGCTCTGGCACCACGCCTGCCACACCGTCGATCTGTTCCAGTACCAGACCGGCGAAGTGGTCAGCGAGTGCTACGGGCTGGAAGGTCCGCATCACCCCGAGCTGGGCATTGCGATGGACATGTCCATCGGCATGAAAGTGCCCTCGGGCGCGATCTGCACGCTGTCGCTGTCGTTCAACAACGATGGCCCGTTCGGCACGTTCTTCCGCTACATCTGCGACAATGGCACGTATCTGGCGCGCTATGACGATCTGTTTGACGGCAAGGAACAGCCGATCGACCTGACCGGCGTCGCGGTGTCGAACAACGGGATCGAGCTGATCGACCGCGAATTCATCGCCGCCATCGAAGAGGGCCGCGAGCCGAATGGCTCGGTTCATCAGGTGCTGGATGCGATGCGCACGCTCGACCGTATCGAGAAGTGCTTCACCTGA